In Maridesulfovibrio ferrireducens, one DNA window encodes the following:
- a CDS encoding rhodanese-like domain-containing protein — protein MFAPKKVLSVCSAILMILILASSAFAMKDQYNYMNGDSLQNALDQSAAIAIVDIQVADQFKAHHIKGAIQTCAYPVKSSSDKAKLDAPILDLKTGTQPVVVICPRGQGGAERTVDYLNANGIPSYRLFILTDGQDGWKHAVESK, from the coding sequence ATGTTCGCTCCCAAAAAAGTTTTAAGCGTATGTTCAGCAATTCTTATGATCCTGATTCTTGCAAGCTCTGCTTTTGCCATGAAAGACCAATATAACTACATGAATGGAGATTCATTGCAGAATGCTCTTGATCAGAGTGCCGCAATCGCAATCGTTGACATTCAGGTTGCAGACCAGTTCAAAGCTCACCACATCAAAGGGGCTATTCAAACTTGCGCCTATCCCGTTAAATCAAGTTCAGACAAAGCTAAACTTGATGCACCCATTCTAGACCTTAAAACAGGAACACAGCCTGTTGTAGTTATCTGTCCGCGCGGTCAAGGCGGAGCTGAGCGCACTGTTGATTACCTTAACGCAAACGGAATCCCTTCCTACCGCCTGTTTATCCTGACGGACGGTCAGGACGGCTGGAAACACGCGGTTGAATCCAAATAA
- a CDS encoding methyltransferase, with product MDWVSGDREIISVRTAGRDWKIERTADLESLWNSIGEDDFGDDERLPYWAELWPASVLLGEWLYRNRSLIKGKKCLDLGCGLGLTAIIGVSLGAEVVAFDYEYPPLIFAKGNAVLNGTTQPLWLQMDWREMALAENSFDYIWGGDILYEKRFFEPLEKLFRQVLKPEGTIWMAEPVRDVSTPVWERLESLGWKTSLPLTEKAACCNAEMTVNIREVVPGISNI from the coding sequence ATGGATTGGGTTTCAGGTGATAGAGAAATAATTTCAGTCAGAACCGCAGGTCGTGATTGGAAGATTGAAAGAACTGCCGATCTTGAGAGTTTATGGAACTCTATCGGTGAAGATGATTTCGGTGATGACGAACGTTTACCGTATTGGGCAGAGCTTTGGCCCGCAAGTGTTTTGCTCGGTGAATGGCTTTATCGGAATCGTTCTTTAATTAAAGGTAAGAAGTGTCTTGATCTTGGATGCGGCCTTGGTTTAACCGCCATTATAGGTGTGTCGCTCGGGGCAGAAGTCGTTGCTTTCGATTATGAATATCCTCCCCTTATTTTCGCAAAAGGTAATGCCGTTCTGAACGGAACGACTCAGCCGCTTTGGTTGCAGATGGACTGGCGGGAGATGGCCTTAGCTGAGAATTCATTTGATTATATCTGGGGCGGTGACATTCTTTATGAGAAAAGATTTTTTGAGCCGCTGGAAAAATTGTTCAGGCAGGTGTTAAAACCTGAAGGAACTATATGGATGGCTGAACCGGTGAGAGATGTTTCAACTCCCGTCTGGGAGCGGCTTGAGAGTCTTGGCTGGAAAACTTCTTTACCGCTGACTGAAAAAGCAGCCTGCTGTAATGCTGAAATGACTGTTAATATTCGGGAAGTTGTTCCCGGCATATCTAATATATAA
- a CDS encoding sigma-54-dependent Fis family transcriptional regulator yields the protein MALNLDGIIGNSVALRDVFKVLGKVAPTDSTVLVTGESGTGKELVVRALHRNSKRKGKPFVPVNCGAIPRELLESELFGHEKGAFTHAIRSRPGRFELADGGTIFLDEIGEMDLSLQVKILRVLQEKEIERVGGTQIKKVDVRIVAATNRDLEVEVAAGRFREDLFYRLNVIPMHLPPLRERGGDVLILAKHFLSNFCSGKDRVNLKLLPETADMLVSYSWPGNVRELENFMERLSILCDEDEVTPDDLPEKILRDVGREPKIKVSELVQPMGFSWPTLEDMNEHSSEGLKDFLEQIEDKILIEALQKADGVKNKAAELLGVKRTTLIEKIKKRNLEV from the coding sequence ATGGCTCTTAATCTTGATGGAATAATAGGCAACAGTGTTGCCCTCAGGGATGTTTTTAAAGTCCTTGGAAAAGTCGCGCCTACCGACAGTACCGTGCTGGTAACCGGGGAATCCGGTACGGGTAAGGAGTTGGTTGTCCGTGCTTTGCATCGCAACAGTAAACGTAAAGGGAAACCTTTTGTTCCGGTTAACTGCGGCGCTATTCCCAGAGAACTCCTTGAATCCGAACTTTTCGGTCATGAGAAAGGCGCTTTTACGCATGCAATCCGTTCACGTCCGGGGCGATTTGAATTAGCTGACGGCGGAACTATTTTCCTTGATGAAATAGGTGAAATGGATCTCAGTCTTCAGGTCAAGATTTTACGAGTCTTGCAGGAAAAGGAAATTGAGCGGGTCGGCGGCACTCAGATAAAGAAAGTGGATGTTAGAATCGTTGCTGCAACTAACCGGGATCTGGAAGTCGAAGTTGCCGCCGGAAGGTTTCGTGAAGATCTTTTTTATCGTTTGAATGTTATCCCGATGCATCTTCCACCCTTGCGTGAAAGAGGCGGGGATGTTCTTATTCTGGCAAAGCACTTTCTGTCCAATTTTTGTTCAGGAAAAGATAGAGTTAATTTGAAACTACTTCCTGAAACTGCGGATATGCTGGTTTCATATTCGTGGCCGGGCAATGTTCGCGAACTGGAAAATTTCATGGAAAGGCTGTCCATCCTCTGTGACGAGGATGAAGTTACGCCTGACGATCTGCCTGAAAAAATATTGAGAGATGTGGGCAGAGAACCTAAGATAAAAGTATCCGAGCTTGTTCAACCTATGGGTTTTTCATGGCCGACTTTAGAAGATATGAACGAGCACAGCAGTGAAGGTCTTAAAGATTTTCTTGAACAGATTGAGGATAAAATTCTTATTGAAGCTTTACAGAAAGCGGATGGCGTCAAAAATAAGGCCGCAGAACTTCTTGGAGTTAAGCGGACGACACTCATTGAGAAAATCAAGAAAAGAAATCTGGAAGTTTAA
- the folE2 gene encoding GTP cyclohydrolase FolE2 has protein sequence MEDVQNGPSQVAMSIDRVGVRDLTLPLVVRDRASKSQHTMAKVTLSVDLPAHFKGTHMSRFIEALEDWSEELDYKSFFNLLNDILKRLEAKSAHAKLCFPYCLKKTSPVSGRKGFMSYDCSVEGELIGGHLEFTLGVKVPVMTVCPCSKAISDEGAHSQRAVIHIKTRSKGFVWIEDLIEIAEASGSSQVYSLLKREDEKYVTEDSFANPTFVEDVVRNVAKGLEKQPKVIWYKVDVESFESIHNHCAFASIEKK, from the coding sequence ATGGAAGACGTTCAAAACGGTCCCTCTCAAGTAGCCATGTCAATCGACAGAGTCGGAGTTCGTGACCTTACCCTGCCTCTGGTCGTGCGGGATCGTGCATCAAAAAGCCAGCATACAATGGCTAAAGTTACTCTTTCGGTAGATCTGCCGGCCCATTTTAAGGGTACGCATATGAGTAGGTTTATTGAAGCGCTTGAAGATTGGTCCGAAGAACTGGACTATAAAAGCTTCTTTAATCTTCTCAACGATATTTTAAAAAGGCTGGAAGCTAAGAGTGCTCATGCAAAACTTTGTTTTCCCTATTGTTTGAAAAAGACTTCTCCTGTCAGCGGACGTAAAGGGTTCATGAGTTACGACTGTTCCGTTGAAGGAGAATTGATCGGCGGGCATCTGGAGTTTACTCTCGGTGTGAAAGTTCCAGTAATGACCGTTTGTCCCTGTTCAAAAGCAATCAGTGATGAGGGCGCGCACAGTCAGCGGGCGGTCATACATATTAAAACGCGTTCGAAAGGGTTTGTCTGGATAGAAGATCTTATAGAAATAGCGGAAGCTTCAGGTTCCTCTCAAGTTTACTCACTTCTTAAAAGAGAAGACGAAAAATATGTGACTGAAGATTCTTTTGCAAATCCTACGTTTGTAGAAGATGTTGTTAGGAATGTTGCTAAGGGTTTAGAAAAACAGCCTAAAGTAATATGGTATAAGGTTGATGTAGAAAGTTTTGAATCAATTCATAATCATTGTGCCTTCGCAAGTATTGAAAAAAAATAA
- a CDS encoding NAD(P)/FAD-dependent oxidoreductase: protein MCPNSTGKKEFDVIIVGGGPAGLFAAYHLGENTDLDVLVIEKGKPSLKRNCPITGDQECIKCKPCNILSGVGGAGLFSDGKLNYIHKLGKTDLTQFMSVAKAKELIDETEVIFNRFNMDGKVFPTDMEAAKEIRKNALKNGIDLLLIKQKHLGSDNLPGHIAAMAEYVKGCGVTFHTSEEVKDILIEDGALAGVVTSRSEYRAKNVILAPGRVGSEWMGTIAKRHDLAITQRGIEVGVRVEVPADIMRDLCSVIYDPTFFIRTNTYDDQVRTFCTNQGGFIALENYQDFVCVNGHAYMDKKSENTNFAFLSKVVLEEPVTDNHAYGESIGKLATIIGGGKPILQRFGDLKRGRRSTWNRVHNSFIEPTMKNVTCGDIAMALPERIVRNLIEGLEKLNEVVPGVANEETLLYAPEIKFFSTQVETSNMLETAYEGLFVAGDGPGVAGNIVSASATGLIPAKEIARRNN from the coding sequence ATGTGCCCGAACAGTACCGGGAAGAAAGAGTTTGATGTTATTATCGTTGGCGGTGGACCAGCCGGTCTTTTCGCTGCGTATCATCTTGGCGAGAATACGGACCTTGATGTTCTGGTTATCGAAAAAGGAAAGCCTTCCCTCAAAAGAAATTGTCCCATAACCGGAGATCAGGAGTGCATTAAGTGCAAGCCCTGTAATATCCTTTCCGGTGTCGGCGGGGCAGGTTTGTTTTCTGACGGTAAACTTAATTATATCCATAAGCTCGGTAAAACTGATTTAACTCAGTTTATGTCTGTTGCGAAAGCTAAAGAGCTTATTGATGAGACAGAAGTTATTTTTAATCGCTTTAACATGGACGGGAAAGTATTTCCTACTGACATGGAAGCTGCGAAAGAGATTCGTAAGAATGCCCTTAAGAACGGCATTGATCTTCTTCTTATTAAACAAAAGCATCTTGGTAGCGACAATCTTCCCGGTCATATTGCGGCAATGGCGGAATATGTCAAAGGATGCGGTGTGACATTTCACACTTCGGAAGAAGTTAAAGATATTTTGATTGAAGACGGCGCTCTTGCCGGGGTTGTTACCAGCCGTTCTGAATATCGCGCTAAGAATGTAATTCTTGCTCCGGGAAGAGTCGGTTCTGAATGGATGGGAACTATTGCCAAGCGGCATGATCTTGCTATTACTCAGCGTGGTATTGAGGTTGGAGTGCGTGTGGAGGTTCCAGCAGATATAATGCGTGACCTTTGCAGTGTTATTTATGACCCCACATTCTTTATCCGTACCAATACATATGATGATCAGGTCCGCACATTCTGTACGAATCAGGGCGGTTTTATCGCGCTTGAAAACTATCAGGATTTTGTTTGTGTTAACGGGCATGCTTACATGGATAAAAAGTCTGAAAATACAAACTTTGCGTTCCTTTCAAAAGTAGTGCTTGAAGAGCCTGTTACCGATAATCACGCATACGGCGAGTCTATAGGTAAGCTTGCAACTATTATCGGTGGCGGAAAGCCTATTCTTCAGCGTTTCGGAGACTTGAAGCGTGGTCGTCGTTCCACATGGAATCGTGTTCACAACAGTTTCATTGAACCGACCATGAAGAATGTCACTTGCGGTGATATTGCAATGGCACTTCCTGAGCGTATTGTAAGAAACCTTATCGAAGGTCTGGAAAAACTTAATGAAGTTGTTCCGGGTGTCGCAAATGAAGAGACACTTCTTTATGCGCCTGAGATTAAATTTTTCTCAACACAGGTTGAGACAAGTAATATGCTTGAAACTGCTTACGAAGGTCTGTTTGTGGCCGGAGATGGCCCGGGCGTAGCGGGGAATATTGTTTCCGCTTCTGCAACAGGACTCATTCCGGCTAAGGAAATTGCCCGCAGAAATAACTGA
- the gcvPA gene encoding aminomethyl-transferring glycine dehydrogenase subunit GcvPA gives MPYVPHSPEQIREMLEVIGVNSVDDLFAEIPAELRPKSFNLPKGNSEMAVLQKMEQLAARNTTDLTSFLGAGFYDHFIPTAVDALVSRSEFYTAYTPYQPEASQGTLQAIFEYQTAMARLMDLDYANASVYDGGTALYEATLMAVRKTKRRKIIVSEALNPIYRVMLDSYTTNLNLELVTVPHNHGRTNIKSFTAAIDNDTAAVIVQNPNFFGSVNDFTNLFATAHEHKAIAIMSTYPVLQAVLKTPGEMGADIAVAEGQSVGQPLSFGGPYLGIMTCTKELIRQMPGRIAGRTEDSEGRTGYVLTLQAREQHIRRHKATSNICSNQALCALRTLIHLCLLGEEGLHRTALLSIERAHYASERLTAIPGVELFTKGPFGNEFAITLPVNAFEVIDKLTKRGIIPGFPLGRYYEGLENELLVACTEKTTEEQIGIFAEILRGEL, from the coding sequence ATGCCTTACGTACCCCATTCCCCGGAACAAATACGGGAAATGCTTGAAGTGATCGGCGTAAACTCCGTGGATGACTTGTTTGCTGAAATTCCGGCAGAACTAAGACCTAAAAGCTTTAACCTTCCTAAAGGCAACAGCGAAATGGCCGTTTTGCAAAAAATGGAACAACTGGCTGCAAGAAATACCACAGATCTCACAAGTTTTCTCGGCGCCGGATTTTACGACCACTTCATCCCTACCGCAGTTGATGCACTTGTTTCCCGCAGCGAATTTTACACAGCATATACTCCGTATCAGCCCGAAGCTTCTCAAGGAACTTTGCAGGCCATTTTTGAATACCAGACTGCAATGGCAAGACTTATGGATCTTGATTATGCCAATGCGTCTGTATATGACGGTGGTACAGCTTTATACGAAGCAACCCTCATGGCTGTACGCAAAACAAAACGCCGTAAAATCATCGTGAGTGAAGCACTCAACCCCATCTACAGGGTTATGCTCGACTCATATACAACCAATCTGAACCTTGAACTTGTCACAGTACCGCACAATCACGGCCGTACAAACATCAAGTCATTTACAGCCGCAATCGATAACGATACCGCCGCCGTAATCGTTCAGAATCCCAACTTTTTCGGATCAGTGAATGACTTCACCAACCTTTTTGCAACGGCCCACGAACATAAAGCTATTGCAATCATGTCGACCTATCCAGTATTGCAGGCTGTCTTAAAGACACCCGGCGAGATGGGCGCTGATATTGCTGTTGCGGAAGGACAGAGTGTAGGACAGCCTCTTTCATTCGGTGGACCTTACCTTGGAATCATGACCTGTACCAAAGAGCTTATTCGTCAGATGCCCGGACGCATAGCCGGACGTACTGAAGACAGTGAAGGCAGGACTGGTTATGTTCTGACGCTTCAAGCAAGAGAACAACACATCAGAAGACACAAAGCGACCTCGAACATCTGCTCTAATCAGGCATTATGCGCACTTCGTACTCTGATCCATCTCTGCCTGCTCGGTGAAGAAGGCTTGCATCGTACAGCGCTGCTTTCAATCGAGCGTGCTCATTACGCATCCGAAAGACTCACCGCCATTCCCGGAGTGGAACTTTTCACTAAAGGCCCGTTCGGTAACGAGTTTGCAATAACTCTTCCGGTTAACGCCTTTGAAGTTATCGACAAACTTACAAAACGCGGCATCATCCCCGGCTTCCCGCTGGGACGCTACTACGAAGGACTTGAAAACGAACTGCTCGTAGCATGCACTGAAAAAACCACAGAAGAACAAATCGGCATCTTTGCTGAAATACTGCGGGGGGAACTCTAA
- a CDS encoding Rrf2 family transcriptional regulator produces the protein MRLTTRSRYGTRMMLDIAMHCEDGPVRISDIAQRQGLSTKYLEKLIRELKKAGFISSKRGPGGGHTLAMTPKEISVGAIVRSLEGEAGLVECLASDNLCQRIEDCPTREVWIKASKAMYAALDEISISDMLKEGSFCVKTKPF, from the coding sequence ATGAGACTGACCACCAGAAGCAGATACGGAACAAGAATGATGCTCGATATTGCTATGCACTGCGAAGATGGCCCCGTACGCATCAGCGACATTGCTCAGCGTCAGGGACTCTCGACCAAATATCTTGAAAAACTTATCCGCGAATTAAAAAAAGCAGGATTCATATCCAGCAAACGCGGCCCCGGCGGCGGGCACACCTTGGCAATGACCCCGAAAGAGATTTCCGTAGGTGCTATTGTCAGAAGTCTTGAAGGTGAGGCTGGACTTGTTGAATGTCTGGCAAGCGACAATCTCTGCCAAAGAATAGAGGACTGTCCGACTCGTGAAGTCTGGATCAAAGCAAGCAAAGCAATGTACGCCGCTCTGGACGAAATAAGTATATCTGACATGCTGAAAGAAGGTTCTTTCTGCGTTAAAACCAAACCTTTTTAA
- the nikR gene encoding nickel-responsive transcriptional regulator NikR, with product MGKTIRFGVSLDSDLLEKFDKLCDEKSYQTRSEAIRDLIRNMLVEKEWDETDGEMAGTLSLVYDHHQSGLSQRLTELQHDSHGMILSTLHVHLDHDNCLEVLVLKGDGKEIKELAHRLISTKGVKHGKLGLTTTGETLV from the coding sequence ATGGGTAAAACTATACGTTTCGGGGTTTCTCTAGATTCAGATTTGCTGGAAAAGTTCGATAAGCTTTGTGATGAAAAAAGTTATCAGACCCGTTCTGAGGCAATCAGAGATCTTATTCGTAATATGCTTGTTGAAAAAGAATGGGATGAGACTGACGGTGAAATGGCCGGAACTCTTTCTCTGGTTTACGATCATCATCAAAGCGGTCTTTCTCAGAGACTCACCGAGTTGCAGCATGACAGCCATGGCATGATTTTGTCCACGCTGCATGTTCATTTAGATCATGACAACTGTCTGGAAGTTCTTGTTCTGAAAGGTGACGGCAAGGAGATCAAAGAACTTGCTCACAGGCTTATTTCTACCAAAGGAGTCAAGCACGGCAAGCTTGGTCTGACTACCACCGGTGAAACTCTCGTTTAA
- a CDS encoding DUF1499 domain-containing protein, whose translation MTYKLIILCVLALLAIVFISACSANKPENLGIKNGEFSACPSSPNCVSSQASDENHKIAPLKAHGELATVMANLQESIKQMDGSKVIKLEGAYLHAEFTSNIMRFVDDLECFYDKDNNKIEVRSASRIGYSDLSANKKRIEKLRTIFEKKQ comes from the coding sequence ATGACATACAAATTAATTATACTTTGTGTCTTAGCTTTGCTGGCAATTGTTTTCATATCAGCCTGCTCCGCCAATAAACCTGAAAATCTCGGCATTAAAAACGGAGAATTTTCAGCATGCCCGTCCAGCCCCAATTGTGTTTCATCACAAGCATCAGATGAAAATCACAAAATAGCCCCACTGAAAGCACATGGCGAACTTGCTACAGTAATGGCAAATCTTCAGGAAAGCATTAAACAAATGGATGGAAGCAAAGTGATAAAGCTGGAAGGAGCTTATCTTCACGCTGAATTTACCAGCAATATTATGCGCTTCGTAGATGATCTGGAATGTTTTTACGATAAAGACAATAATAAAATAGAGGTCCGTTCAGCCTCACGTATCGGATACTCGGATTTATCCGCCAACAAAAAAAGAATTGAAAAGCTGCGAACCATCTTCGAAAAAAAACAATAG
- a CDS encoding sugar porter family MFS transporter: protein MVNAPLEGKQSTSVIFVLLISAAAALGGFLFGFDTAVINGAVVALGEHFKVGPVLVGMSVSLALMGSAVGALSSGFISDRYGRVKPMLLAAVMFTASGIGSGFPFTVWDFIFWRFVGGMGIGLASAITPAYIAEISPANLRGRFGSLQQLAIVTGIFIAMLSNYMLVKIAGGSASMDLWLGAETWRWMFWAEVPPALLYGFAALMIPESPRYLIGTGREREAESVLSRVLGERVLEKIEEIKVTLRVENGSSFADLKGRFGFTPIIWVGLGLSVLQQFVGINVIFYYGSMLWRSVGFSEENSLWITVITGVVNIVTTLVAIAFIDRVGRKPLLLLGSAGMLLTLGLLAFLFANAPLDAAGHPALSGSSATTALVAANLYVFCFGFSWGPVVWVLLGEMFNNRVRASALALGAGAQWVANFLVSASFPSLVEWAGLGKTYSIYAFFAAVSFLFVMFFVRETRGKELEEME from the coding sequence ATGGTGAATGCTCCCCTCGAAGGCAAACAGTCCACAAGTGTCATTTTTGTTTTACTTATTTCCGCAGCCGCAGCTCTTGGCGGTTTTCTTTTTGGATTTGATACCGCAGTCATAAACGGGGCTGTAGTTGCTTTGGGGGAACATTTTAAGGTCGGTCCGGTGCTTGTGGGGATGTCTGTTTCGTTGGCCCTTATGGGGTCGGCCGTGGGAGCTTTGTCTTCCGGATTTATTTCTGACCGTTATGGCAGAGTGAAGCCTATGCTTCTCGCTGCGGTGATGTTTACTGCCAGTGGTATAGGTTCAGGCTTTCCCTTTACTGTGTGGGATTTTATATTCTGGCGGTTTGTAGGCGGGATGGGAATCGGTCTTGCCAGCGCTATTACCCCTGCTTATATCGCTGAGATTTCACCCGCTAATTTACGTGGACGGTTCGGATCGCTCCAGCAGCTTGCTATTGTAACGGGTATTTTTATAGCCATGCTCAGCAATTACATGTTGGTAAAGATTGCCGGAGGCTCTGCCAGCATGGATTTATGGCTGGGGGCTGAAACATGGCGCTGGATGTTCTGGGCTGAAGTCCCGCCTGCATTGCTTTACGGTTTCGCAGCTTTGATGATTCCTGAATCTCCCCGCTATTTAATAGGTACGGGGCGCGAGCGTGAAGCTGAAAGTGTGCTTTCAAGAGTTTTAGGCGAACGTGTTCTTGAAAAAATAGAAGAAATTAAGGTTACTCTTAGAGTTGAAAACGGTTCTTCTTTTGCCGATTTGAAAGGGCGTTTCGGATTTACACCGATCATTTGGGTTGGTCTGGGGCTTTCGGTTTTGCAGCAATTCGTCGGCATTAATGTCATTTTTTATTATGGAAGCATGCTCTGGCGCAGTGTGGGGTTTTCAGAGGAAAATTCGTTGTGGATTACTGTGATTACCGGAGTTGTAAATATTGTGACAACTCTGGTGGCGATTGCTTTTATTGACCGTGTAGGACGTAAGCCTCTGTTGCTGCTTGGTTCAGCGGGAATGTTGTTGACTCTTGGGTTGCTTGCCTTTCTTTTTGCCAACGCGCCGCTTGATGCTGCCGGTCATCCTGCCTTAAGCGGTTCTTCCGCCACCACAGCTCTTGTTGCAGCGAATCTCTATGTCTTCTGTTTCGGATTTTCATGGGGGCCCGTTGTGTGGGTTTTGCTTGGAGAGATGTTTAATAACCGGGTAAGAGCATCTGCTCTTGCTTTGGGTGCGGGCGCGCAGTGGGTAGCAAATTTTTTGGTTTCAGCTTCTTTTCCTTCACTTGTGGAATGGGCGGGACTTGGAAAAACCTATTCAATATACGCTTTTTTTGCTGCGGTTTCATTTTTATTTGTAATGTTTTTTGTGCGTGAAACCAGAGGGAAAGAGTTGGAAGAAATGGAGTAG
- the gcvH gene encoding glycine cleavage system protein GcvH → MIPQELLYAKSHEWLKVEGENGTIGITHFAQEQLGDLTFIELPQKGDTFEAGDEFGSIESVKAASEVYAPVACEVIAVNESLEDAPEKVNDDPYGEGWLIKVKITGPTEDLMDASAYQEVTEEDAH, encoded by the coding sequence ATGATCCCTCAGGAACTTCTTTACGCCAAATCTCACGAATGGCTCAAAGTCGAAGGCGAAAACGGAACCATCGGTATCACTCACTTTGCTCAGGAACAGCTTGGCGATCTCACTTTCATCGAGTTACCGCAGAAAGGAGATACATTTGAAGCTGGAGACGAATTCGGTTCTATCGAATCGGTTAAAGCTGCCAGCGAAGTATATGCACCAGTTGCATGTGAGGTAATCGCTGTAAATGAGAGTCTTGAAGACGCTCCTGAAAAAGTGAATGACGATCCTTATGGAGAAGGCTGGCTGATCAAAGTCAAAATCACCGGACCTACTGAAGATCTTATGGACGCATCAGCCTATCAGGAAGTAACAGAAGAAGATGCCCACTAA